Genomic segment of Eupeodes corollae chromosome 2, idEupCoro1.1, whole genome shotgun sequence:
TATTTTGGATTCTAAAAACTATGCAATCGTCAtatctttttgataaaatccGGGTTTCGACATCCAACAGATCTGCTTGTTTAATTTTACCACATTTCACCTGCCTTACATCCGAGAAACAATTCTTTATCTCACCTATACGCCTTTGGAATACAATTCCGCGAAACTTGAGAGAACTAAGTGACAAGCAACAATTTAGTGACGAGTtaagactttattttattaaccaaAGCAACTAGCTAACTTTCACCCCCAAACCCGCTCCCATTTACCCTTATCAAGCaacttcaactttaacttttgtatgcttggaataacgtaatgttactatgattaatttgttttatgttttatgttttatttatttttctttttttatcttttatttattttttgttatattgtaaagctttgtaatttaaatatttttaattttcaaaaatttataagtGTACTCTTACTGTGAATTGGAAtatgataataaaaaagaggctgggatgcgacccacactgataacttcccatcccgtctgtcgatttgtcttgcttaaaagtttgtctatatgtactagtatcgattttaccaaatttgcgtactattttttatagattttattttttatgaaaaaacggactgttgggtttttatataaaaatcactgaatattgaaaacaatattttctgtaaaataaaataagtttgaagccaatattttgaatttttgaaaagctatttgagtcgaaagtaaatttttaccaagttttagtattgttttttttagagttttattttttgtaagaaaaccgtcaatttgattttcttcaaaattctatcgaatgttgaaaacaatattttctataagataaaattagtttaaagtcaatattttatcgatttgaaaagatatttgagtcgaaaatcaatttttaccaacttttgttaaattttttttaggtatttaattttttgtacaaaaactatcaattcgatttttttcaaaattttactaaatgttaacaacaatattttttgaaagataaaagtagttaaaagccaatatctacaatttttgaaaagatattttaatcgaaaatcaatttttaccaacttttatacatttttttaaggtttttattttttgtaaaaaaactgtcaattcgatttttttcaacatctttcagaatgcttaaaacaatatttcttataagataaaataagtttgaagtctaacttttaagtttttgaaaagatatttgaatccatattcaatttttaccaacttttgttaatttttgttcggtttttaattttttataaaaaaaactgtcaattcgattttgttaaaaatttaagtgaatgttgataacaatatttttgaaagatggaagtaaaataaagccaatatctcaaagttttgaaaagatatttgagtcgaaaatcaatttttaccaacttttatacaatttttttttttaggtttttattttttgtaaaaaaactatcagttcgatttttctcaaaattttattaaatgttgaaaacaatatttattataagataaaataagcttgaagcctaaatttcaagtttttgaaaagatatttgaatcgatatttaatttttacgaactttgagcaatgtttttttttagatttttattttttataaaaaaaactgtcaatttgatttttctcaaaattttatcagatttttaaaacattattgtccgttgttcaaaattgttttggagatgaaatcatatgttagtcgataaatttaggaggtgacaaattttttttttcagtttttttgatttagaaaaaaaaccgttaaatagatttttttcaaaaaatatacttctttgagatcacgttataatatattatataaaatttaattcaagtctctagcgtttttggttcgtaagatattaagggttaaccaaaattttcaccttttttttaaactgctatggtaaaaaaaccaccctcgcaattttcttgagagccctttctgcatctttctgccttattatctgtacatcaaaatttatttgaaatcgatatcttttctggttcttgagctatggactacgaaaaaaacgtagcgaacgtacgaacgtacgtacacacgcacgcacagacatctttctaaaaatcttttatttcgactctagggaccttgaaacgttgagaaatgtcaaaattttcaatttgacaaatcggacccattacaataacttcctatgggaagttaataaatctaaatctaaactCAAACCGGGCAATCAACAGCTACGTTGAAACTTCACGCATGGGATTCGTAAAATGTACCCAACTTATCGGcattttcaatagaaaatcatcttcagtaatgaggctcatttctatTTTGGAGGCAACATCTAGAAGGAGAATTTTCATATTTgaggatttaaaaattattcattcgAAAAAGAGGTGAATGGTTAGCGCCCTCGATCTTTGATTAAAGATTTATTATGGCCAAAATGACACACGTTGTTTATTTTCCAAAAGAAGGTGCTCCGCTTCACCAAACACTAAGAAAGTGTTTCTGACTCTTGTATTTCTTGAAAAAGTGATCACAATTGGCAAGCGAGATCTTGTTATTTAAGACTTCTTTGGGCAACGTGAAAAGTAGGGTCTATGCAGATGCTCCATAATTGATTCAAGACTTTAGATAGAATTCCAAAGGTGGTTACGTGTTTCTGAAACTGTAGCCGTTCTATTTTCCCATAATATTTGCTTCCAGTTATTGGTTTTAGAATTTCTGTATGGTATTTAATGATTCTAAAACacttaattttcaaacacaaaaCGCTTAAGACGATTTGCATCttcattatattatattaatttcaattaagttAAACAAAGTGGTTATCCTTATTTATCTACCTATAGCTCTACCGTTAAATTCTGAATTCCTTATAGTTTAAAACGATTGAGCCATCAATATGGCATTGCTATTGATCATTCATCCATGACCTTGTCTTGTTAATAATGTCCTTTTACACAGACTCGGAAACAATTATTATTGCTATTGCAATAACAACTTTGTCAATATCTCCAGACAAAAGACCATCAATAACTTCCTCTCTCTTATGGGTATACCAAAATAGTCTTTCAGGTATAAAGGTACACGTATACATAACATTCTGTTTTGTGGCTAAGAGGCTTACCTTTAATGAGAAAACTTGCGGTTCAATAATTTCTGATGCGCTTAGAACATTAGATGCCACCCCCCCAAAAAACCACCTGCTGGacataaaatgttgtttatgAACTGTCattcatattaaattttatacaagaCTATACTCAtaaatataggtacatatagGTACATATTTCAACTCTCCTAGGAGaagaaaaaatttcaacaagGACACAAAAAATCATCCAGCTTCTATTGAGGAGTATATTATCCATAATATGATGTATACTGATGCTTTTTCAATAAAGGACGATAACTTTTCATATCCATATCCTTTTTTGGGATGTGGAGAAAATGATATTCTCTCCAGACAAGGATTTTAGTTAAACGACttgttattcaataaaaatgttgtccTTACATGTTTGTCAACTAAACTGATATATGCACTGAACACAAAAATACACcaaggtttttgttgttgttgtggcgGTACACACACAGCAAACATAAAATTGAGTAAGGACGATAAATATGTTTATTGCTGAATTTTATCAGAAAGTACATTTCCATTTTTCGGATACAAATAGCTGCTATAAAACGTATATATAAGGTTCTGCTACACTACACATCACAGCGTGGATTTTCTGCCAGTTTTGCACATGTTTCATGGTTCTTCCATAATCCGAATTGGGTATGTGGAAGGGTTCTGGGTATAGGAGTATATCCAGAAGCAAGTATAGAGAAATGCATCATCATAAGACGCAAGATGATGGAATCATAACCCACTCAGAAATGCACTAGAACCCGTAAAATATATACTTCGAAATGGCAAATCGATGCCAAGGAAAGccccaaaaaaaagaagacccatGATAAggctataattttgtataaattgtaaaaaagagGAATAAGATTCTATAGAAAAAGAGATTTATGATATTTTGTGTATGGCACGGATTTGTAtcagataaaaaaaatgtttctcttGATGTGCGGCGAGGAGATATTTATAATGCCTTatcattgttttgaaaatttaattttgaatacaaatgtcATATTGTCTTTGAGTGGCCTAATTTCATACTTATGAATATATGATGTTCACCAGACAAACCTCACTTCTCATCTTAATCGATGATTTGAAAGGAGCAGGGATGCAAGTTTTTCTATGACACgtaattttctcttaaaatgaAAATCTCATATTCCTTATTTAAAGCTGACAAAACCGTGATGAATTGTAAACAAACTATTAACTTAAtacatttacttacttacttacttaaggtggcgctacagtccggggcggacctgggcctcaaccaacaagcgtctccagccagctcggtcaaTAGCTAGCTGATAAGTAGAGGTGAACACCAAGACTTCGTAATTCAGAATGAggttttaatgtcaaaataggTACATATAGAAATTCAGAGTAAGTCAATGACAAGTACAgtgattataatatttaatattaaggtTGCGATTACAACATCTCCTCCGCTACAATTACAAAGGATGTAAGCACTTAGCATCCTTGAGGGAACCGTACAGGAGCCTTTTTAGGTCGTTTGGATCTTCTTAGTTCGAGTGGACCAGCTGGTGAATCCATATCCGCATGATTGGAAGCGGGCTGGTGCACTTCTGAAGTTGGTTGTGTGACTTGTTCAAATAATTCCTGCTTCGGTTcaatttccatattttcagATGAACTATCATCATTGTTTTGtctaaaagatgaagaaaattcatggttatttaaattaacattaCCTTCCATTGAATCTTGTTTAGAACTTGGTGAAGTTTCTGAACTTCCAATGAAAGTCGAGTCTGCTTCAGGTTGATGCTTCAATAACCGTAATTGGTTTTGATGACGCCTTATGTATCCTCGATCAGTTTGGATACCATACATGTTACTACCCAACACGCTAGTAATAACTCCATTGCACCACTTCTTAGACTTCCTGTATTGTCTGGCTAGAACTTTTTGATTTGGTTGGAATTTGggtttttgtcttgaaaaagacATTTTATGTTGGTTCGGTAGAAAACACGAAAGCAGGTTCCTATGTTGTCGTCCGTGCAACAGCTCCGCTGGAGACTTTTGTGAAATAGGATTCGGTGTTGCTCTATATGTCGAGAGAAACACGTTGACTGCAACATCAGTATTCTTCTCCTCTTCGAAAATCTTCTTAAACGCTTCTTTAAATGTTCGCACGAACCTTTCGGCCTGACCGTTAGAAGCAGGATGAAATGGTGCTGTTCTCCAATGTTGTATGGAATGGTAGTggcaaaattcttcaaaaacctGAGCGGTGAATTGCGTACCATTGTCCGTCACTATCGTCTTTGGAAGTCCTTCAATGGCGAAAATCATCTGTAAAGCTCTTATTGTAGACTCAGAAGTCACCGACGAAAGTGATACCACGAATGGAAACTTGGAAAAAGAATCCACGCAAATCAGCCACATTTTATTGAAGAATGGACCCGCAAAATCCAAATGGATCCTTTCCCAAGGATTTTCTGCTGGTTGCCAATTCACGTATTCTTTTTTCGGATTAGATGCTGATGTTTGGCATATGACGCAGTTAGCTACCAATTTCTCGATCTGCTTGTCCATATCTGGAAACCAGATATACCGCCTTGCTAACTGCTTCATACGTGAACAGCCCCAATGACCTTCATGAATATATTTCAATGCTCTGGACTGCAGAGCTTCCGGAATAATGACACGATCATAATCTGAAGTCAAGAGAATCACgttattaaataaagaaagagCTAACTTACGTTCGAAAAATGGTTTCAGCTCCTTTTCGTTGCTCGCCAGTTTAACCGGCCACCCTTTCTTGATGTACGAAGAaactttatttaacaatttatcaTTCTTAGTAAGATTTCCAATGACTGTTGCATTTATTGAAGTTGTGTCTAAATCTTCCAGAATTAAAGTGTTTACTTTATGCAAATTATTATCTTGTTCGTCGAAAGACACATCTGGCCCAATTGGAAGTCGTGACAAAGCGTCTGCGTTGGCATGTTTCGCTGTAGGTCGATACTTTATTTGGTATCTGTAAGCCATCAAAATATAAGCCCAGTTCCGAAGACGTCGCATAGTCATTTCGGGAATCTGCTTACTCGGGTTGAATATCGCCGTTAGAGGCTTGTGATCCGTCTGGAGCTCGAAAATACGGCCATACAGGTAAcaatgaaattttttgacaCCGAAAATAATCGACAACGCCTCCTTCTCTATTTGACTATAGAGTTTCTGATGGCAGTCCAAAGTCTTGGAGGCAAATGCAATTGGCCGCTCCGAACCATCTGGAAACCGATGGGAAATGACTGCGCCAATGCCATAACTTGAGGCATCTGTTGCCAAAATAATGGGGAGAGACACATCAAAATGCGCCAGCCGAGTTGCTTTTAGGATGCTGTCCTTCAAACTCTCAAACGCTATTTGTTGTTGCTCAGACCACACAAATTTAACTCCTTTGGCACGAAGTGAATTTAATGGACCTGCCACCTGCGAAAAGTTCGAAATAAATTGGTTATAGTAATTCAATTTACCAATAACTGCTTCCAATTCTTTCACATTCGTTGGTCGAGGTAGGTAACGAAGAGCGTCCAAGTGTTTTTCGGAGGGACGTATGCCATTCGAATTGAGCGTGTGTCCCAGGTATTCAAGTTCTGCTGCTGCGAACGTACACTTACGCTTGTTGCATCGAAATCCATTTGCTTCCAATCTCTTTAGAACTTCTTCCAAAATTTGCAGATGCTCCTCTTCCGATGTGCCAGCGATGACTATATCATCAATATAAATACCCACAGGCAGGTCCgcaaagatttgttccattACACCTTGGAACTCGCCTGGTGCGCTGCTTATCCCGTACGGCAACCGATTGAACCGTAAGAGACCAAAAGGTGTGTTGATCACCACATAATCTCTCGAAGATTCGTCCAGTTCAATCTGAAGATAAGCTTCCGATAGATCGATTTTACTGAATACTTTTCCTCCACGAAGCTTGTGAAATAAATCTCGTGGTCGAGGAAGTGGATGACGATTGCATACGATTTGTGGATTCACCGTTGTTTTAAAATCGCCACAAATCCGTATCCCACCATTAGCCTTTTCGACGATCACCACCGGTGCGGCCCATTGAGTGCGCTGAACCCAGGACAAAATTCCCTCGGCCACCAAGCGATCTAGTTCTTTTTTCGTTCCATCTAAGAGAGCATAGGGAATTTGACGATGACGTACAAACTTTGGCACTGCACCCTCCTTCAATTCCAAGTGAGCTTGAAAGGATGTGCACTTGCCTAGCCCCGATGAAAAAAGTCTGCCGTACTTCTTGCATAACGTCTCAATGCTGTTGAGAAGAAAATCATtagatttaatttgtaaaatagagTGTTGAACCTTTAAGCTGAAAGCTTTAAACCAATCTAGTCCCAATATGTTCGCACCAGAGCCATCAACTACGAGCAAATTCATATTATGTGTGGAATTTTCGTATGTCACCTGCACAGCCAGTTCTCCTTTTAACCTTAGTGGTGTTC
This window contains:
- the LOC129944813 gene encoding uncharacterized protein K02A2.6-like; the protein is MDKATLEAILKAQNDWMAQILEAQKSWMETNTRGTIVGSSGMSVVQPFPAYKKDENWKTYLKQLEQHFEACGVSEDKQKRAFFLSWIGSDNFETLQKLYGGEDLSTKSFKELTEKLSEHLVSKIHVLAARYQFHKTSMKPGQTYADWVADLRGVARNCKFSCPKETCSESYVDNMIRDIIVLYTPHDTVRTQALQKIDPELKDVLDIATAYETTQKTFSAIKENNNEMEVNALSTSKGCSQSRTQSDSARKSCPSCFVNHQRSDCRHNKTVCHKCKKIGHIAAVCLMSVNDGNASTVNSKRNKKHKSNRRDKIKSSGKYTANSIEQIHFSEVVASHECAMVKAESRPWIMVDVVVNGCPMRFQVDTGASCSLVGLEGFQKLGQPKCCATTKSLQAYGGTPLRLKGELAVQVTYENSTHNMNLLVVDGSGANILGLDWFKAFSLKVQHSILQIKSNDFLLNSIETLCKKYGRLFSSGLGKCTSFQAHLELKEGAVPKFVRHRQIPYALLDGTKKELDRLVAEGILSWVQRTQWAAPVVIVEKANGGIRICGDFKTTVNPQIVCNRHPLPRPRDLFHKLRGGKVFSKIDLSEAYLQIELDESSRDYVVINTPFGLLRFNRLPYGISSAPGEFQGVMEQIFADLPVGIYIDDIVIAGTSEEEHLQILEEVLKRLEANGFRCNKRKCTFAAAELEYLGHTLNSNGIRPSEKHLDALRYLPRPTNVKELEAVIGKLNYYNQFISNFSQVAGPLNSLRAKGVKFVWSEQQQIAFESLKDSILKATRLAHFDVSLPIILATDASSYGIGAVISHRFPDGSERPIAFASKTLDCHQKLYSQIEKEALSIIFGVKKFHCYLYGRIFELQTDHKPLTAIFNPSKQIPEMTMRRLRNWAYILMAYRYQIKYRPTAKHANADALSRLPIGPDVSFDEQDNNLHKVNTLILEDLDTTSINATVIGNLTKNDKLLNKVSSYIKKGWPVKLASNEKELKPFFERKLALSLFNNVILLTSDYDRVIIPEALQSRALKYIHEGHWGCSRMKQLARRYIWFPDMDKQIEKLVANCVICQTSASNPKKEYVNWQPAENPWERIHLDFAGPFFNKMWLICVDSFSKFPFVVSLSSVTSESTIRALQMIFAIEGLPKTIVTDNGTQFTAQVFEEFCHYHSIQHWRTAPFHPASNGQAERFVRTFKEAFKKIFEEEKNTDVAVNVFLSTYRATPNPISQKSPAELLHGRQHRNLLSCFLPNQHKMSFSRQKPKFQPNQKVLARQYRKSKKWCNGVITSVLGSNMYGIQTDRGYIRRHQNQLRLLKHQPEADSTFIGSSETSPSSKQDSMEGNVNLNNHEFSSSFRQNNDDSSSENMEIEPKQELFEQVTQPTSEVHQPASNHADMDSPAGPLELRRSKRPKKAPVRFPQGC